One Mycolicibacterium pulveris genomic region harbors:
- a CDS encoding SDR family oxidoreductase has translation MGDERSVVITGASRGLGLASASHLYRQGWRVVAAMRSVDVGMRRLREATGAPPDDPNLIGVTLDLTDASSIEAAAKEIEEIVGAPYAVVHNAGISAAGMVEETPLSLWEQMFATNIFGPVALTKELLPAMREAGRGRIVLVSSQGGVRGMPATAPYSAVKGALERWGESMAAEIAPFGIGVTILVTGTYDTEIITDAGTTDCRDLAGPYAPHHSTMDKRGRAAMRMAARSPEKFAEGLTKALDSSKPFVKKPVGPDARMLLIANRVFPSAGLHQMIRLMMGIPRFGALRGSRNHA, from the coding sequence ATGGGTGATGAGCGCAGCGTCGTCATCACCGGCGCGTCCCGAGGGCTGGGGCTGGCCTCGGCGTCTCATCTGTACCGCCAGGGCTGGCGGGTCGTCGCGGCCATGCGGTCGGTCGACGTCGGCATGCGGCGGCTGCGTGAGGCCACGGGTGCGCCGCCAGACGATCCGAACCTGATCGGTGTCACGCTCGACCTCACCGACGCCTCCTCGATCGAGGCAGCCGCAAAGGAGATCGAGGAGATCGTCGGAGCACCGTATGCGGTGGTGCACAACGCGGGAATCTCGGCCGCAGGCATGGTGGAGGAGACGCCGCTGAGCCTGTGGGAGCAGATGTTCGCGACCAACATCTTCGGCCCCGTCGCTCTCACCAAGGAGCTGCTGCCTGCTATGCGTGAGGCGGGACGCGGTCGTATCGTCTTGGTGTCGAGTCAGGGTGGCGTGCGCGGAATGCCCGCCACCGCGCCGTATTCGGCGGTGAAGGGCGCGTTGGAACGCTGGGGCGAGTCGATGGCCGCTGAGATCGCGCCGTTCGGCATCGGTGTCACGATTTTGGTGACCGGAACCTATGACACCGAGATCATCACCGATGCGGGCACCACCGACTGCCGGGACTTGGCGGGGCCTTACGCCCCGCACCACAGCACGATGGACAAGCGCGGCCGGGCCGCCATGCGAATGGCGGCACGATCGCCCGAGAAATTTGCCGAGGGCCTGACCAAGGCGTTGGACAGCTCGAAGCCGTTCGTCAAGAAGCCGGTGGGACCCGACGCACGAATGTTGTTGATCGCCAACCGCGTGTTCCCCTCGGCGGGGTTGCACCAGATGATCCGACTGATGATGGGCATCCCGCGGTTCGGCGCGCTACGAGGAAGCAGAAACCATGCTTGA
- a CDS encoding ABC transporter substrate-binding protein yields the protein MSYESTAEPIKFGYLMDFKLPELYPQEMKEDLSNPFELIFDEAVKSGEIDRPIEIIYKEVEGLPKGSAKAVIDAYGELVDEGCLAVFGPHITDNCVPTREAIEERFRVPALSVTGSDAWLGEWTFSFPQGSLTDEPIFWADLLAKGGHTEVGVLMEQSLVGETYVKNFRNACRRKGIRIVAEATIAQTAQDVSEAVQTLYEAKAQAVVHAGFGFGIVFVNPALEALGWDPPRFTSTAFQNAWINPIMWNAFMGWTGVDQYDEGNPVGQRFLDKYQEKFGRRPEYCVPVVNCDVATTLLRACTDAHPLSPRGLKEALERVKMMPAAAGAPGTRVSFGNWTRRAWMGAGYLVARRLDADGLNSHLVDRFGEEYP from the coding sequence ATGTCCTACGAGAGCACCGCAGAACCGATCAAGTTCGGGTATCTCATGGATTTCAAGCTGCCTGAGCTGTATCCGCAGGAGATGAAGGAGGACCTGTCCAATCCCTTCGAGCTGATCTTCGACGAGGCGGTGAAGAGCGGAGAGATCGACCGGCCCATCGAGATCATCTACAAGGAGGTCGAGGGGCTTCCGAAGGGTTCGGCCAAGGCGGTGATCGACGCATACGGTGAACTCGTCGACGAGGGATGCCTTGCGGTGTTCGGCCCACACATCACCGACAACTGCGTGCCGACGCGCGAGGCCATCGAGGAACGGTTCCGGGTCCCTGCCCTCAGCGTCACCGGCAGCGACGCCTGGCTGGGGGAGTGGACCTTCTCGTTCCCACAGGGATCGCTTACCGACGAGCCGATCTTCTGGGCAGACCTGTTGGCCAAGGGCGGCCACACCGAGGTGGGTGTCCTCATGGAGCAGTCGCTGGTCGGCGAGACATACGTGAAGAACTTCCGAAATGCATGTCGGCGCAAGGGAATCCGGATCGTCGCCGAGGCGACGATCGCCCAGACGGCGCAGGATGTCTCCGAGGCGGTGCAGACCCTGTACGAAGCCAAGGCGCAGGCAGTGGTGCACGCTGGATTCGGTTTCGGCATCGTGTTCGTCAACCCGGCGCTGGAAGCCCTCGGGTGGGACCCGCCGCGCTTCACCAGCACGGCGTTCCAGAACGCGTGGATCAACCCGATCATGTGGAACGCGTTCATGGGATGGACGGGCGTCGACCAGTACGACGAGGGCAACCCCGTCGGTCAGCGCTTCCTCGACAAGTACCAGGAGAAGTTCGGTCGTCGCCCGGAATACTGTGTCCCGGTGGTGAACTGCGACGTCGCGACGACACTGTTGCGTGCGTGCACCGACGCCCATCCACTGAGTCCGCGCGGACTCAAGGAGGCGCTCGAACGGGTAAAGATGATGCCCGCCGCGGCCGGAGCTCCGGGGACCCGTGTCTCGTTCGGAAACTGGACACGCCGAGCGTGGATGGGCGCCGGCTATCTGGTGGCCCGAAGGCTGGACGCCGACGGCCTCAACTCTCATCTCGTCGATCGCTTTGGTGAGGAGTACCCGTGA
- a CDS encoding SDR family NAD(P)-dependent oxidoreductase, with protein sequence MTELRFDDKVVVITGAGRGIGRCHALLLAARGAAVVVADNGAEIDGSPTTSRPAETVVAEISRAGGHAVACGASVADEEGAKSIVDAAIDAFGRIDAVINNAGVHDPGLFETLSTDRIRAVLDVHFFGTLFVSKAAWPHFVRAGHGRIVNTISEAMLGGIPELTSYGSAKGAVWGLTRNLATEGAVHGIAVNAIAPRAYTRMSASQGRQLAELFDMPDDVMAEINASMPPELCAPAAAFLAHEACPLNGEVLMTGMGGVARLAVVRTQGITKSPLSVEDIADNLDQIMNVHDSYVTEATRSVL encoded by the coding sequence ATGACCGAACTGCGCTTCGACGACAAGGTGGTCGTCATCACCGGAGCGGGTCGGGGGATCGGCCGCTGCCACGCATTGCTGCTGGCCGCCAGGGGCGCCGCCGTCGTCGTCGCCGACAACGGCGCGGAGATCGACGGAAGCCCGACCACATCTCGACCGGCTGAAACGGTGGTCGCCGAGATCTCGCGGGCCGGGGGACATGCGGTGGCGTGCGGCGCTTCGGTCGCCGACGAAGAAGGGGCCAAGTCGATCGTCGATGCCGCCATCGACGCCTTCGGTCGGATCGACGCGGTGATCAACAACGCCGGGGTGCACGACCCCGGTTTGTTCGAGACGTTGTCCACCGACCGTATCCGCGCGGTGCTCGACGTGCACTTCTTCGGCACGCTTTTCGTGTCGAAGGCGGCATGGCCCCACTTCGTCCGCGCGGGCCACGGCCGGATCGTGAACACGATCTCGGAGGCGATGCTCGGCGGCATCCCCGAGCTGACCAGCTATGGGTCCGCCAAGGGCGCGGTGTGGGGTCTCACCCGTAACCTGGCGACCGAGGGCGCGGTCCACGGCATCGCAGTCAATGCGATTGCGCCACGGGCCTATACGCGCATGTCGGCATCGCAGGGGCGCCAGCTCGCCGAGCTGTTCGACATGCCCGACGATGTGATGGCCGAGATCAACGCCAGCATGCCTCCCGAACTATGCGCTCCGGCAGCGGCTTTCCTCGCCCACGAGGCGTGCCCTTTGAACGGCGAGGTGCTGATGACCGGGATGGGCGGGGTGGCGCGGCTGGCCGTCGTCCGCACCCAGGGCATCACGAAATCGCCGCTGAGCGTCGAAGACATCGCCGACAACCTCGACCAGATCATGAACGTCCACGATTCCTACGTCACCGAAGCAACCAGGAGTGTCTTGTGA
- a CDS encoding nitric oxide reductase activation protein NorD produces MDERPVGDDADDPKRLALLASALAGRTVAVAPTAAGEAAWTDGVTVYIDPTASVPTQLESVTVQASLLASGGLSPEVVRKLVRRPALARRYLAVEGQRALAVNEDLLPHRIRALLDLDMAARADSAVGSLMVAGTRRDIADPPAGFGVIRAQKLLAARASVAHGESAGGHIPRREQNKALADLDDADDGADGDDVIDPFSSPVGGGGALGKLLQRMTRSVRKLSGGGTPGADTPTHRSRKGIRGAGAVTSTTAGAADADGVQAATKKGRTYPEWDVGRRCYRPEWCTVQEIEPPIEEGPVLARPDVHALRRPLTRLGIGLDRCHRQTQGDDIDVDAAVEARVETLAGSTPDEAVYLDSLRRRRDLAVLVLLDVSGSSGEAGTFGQTVHEQQRAAAAALTIALHELGDRVALYAFQSQGRSAVHLVPVKRFDDTLDAMVMRRLSSLKPGAYSRLGAAIRHGTAVITEKAGTSRRLLVVLSDGLAYDHGYERIHGAADARRALSEARREGIGCLCLTVGAATDAGELARVFGSAAHASIPKPAQLADVIGPLFRAALRTADLRRRVNNGKRLNQTSVPR; encoded by the coding sequence GTGGACGAAAGGCCGGTCGGCGATGACGCCGATGATCCCAAGCGGCTGGCGCTGCTGGCCTCCGCGCTGGCCGGCCGCACGGTAGCGGTCGCGCCGACGGCCGCTGGCGAGGCGGCCTGGACCGACGGCGTCACGGTGTACATCGACCCCACGGCCAGCGTGCCCACCCAACTCGAGTCGGTGACCGTGCAGGCGTCGCTGTTGGCCAGCGGCGGCCTTTCGCCCGAGGTGGTGCGTAAGCTCGTTCGACGTCCCGCGCTCGCCCGGCGCTACCTCGCGGTCGAGGGACAGCGGGCACTGGCGGTGAACGAGGACCTGCTCCCGCACCGGATCCGCGCGCTGCTCGACCTCGACATGGCGGCGAGAGCCGACTCCGCCGTCGGCTCGCTGATGGTCGCAGGCACCCGGCGTGACATCGCCGACCCGCCGGCGGGCTTCGGTGTGATCAGGGCGCAAAAACTGTTGGCGGCGCGCGCTTCTGTTGCACATGGGGAATCGGCGGGTGGTCACATCCCGCGCCGCGAGCAGAACAAGGCACTGGCCGACCTCGATGACGCTGATGACGGCGCCGACGGCGACGACGTCATCGATCCGTTCTCCAGCCCCGTCGGTGGGGGCGGGGCACTCGGCAAGCTGCTACAGCGAATGACGCGCAGTGTGCGCAAACTCTCCGGCGGTGGCACGCCGGGGGCGGACACTCCTACACATCGCTCCCGCAAGGGTATTCGCGGGGCGGGTGCGGTGACCTCCACCACCGCCGGTGCTGCGGACGCCGACGGCGTGCAGGCCGCCACGAAAAAGGGCCGCACATATCCGGAGTGGGACGTCGGCCGACGGTGCTACCGGCCGGAGTGGTGCACGGTGCAGGAGATCGAGCCGCCGATCGAGGAGGGGCCGGTGCTGGCCCGGCCCGATGTCCATGCGCTGCGGCGGCCACTGACCCGGCTCGGCATCGGGCTGGACCGATGCCACCGTCAGACCCAGGGCGACGACATCGACGTCGACGCCGCGGTCGAGGCGCGCGTGGAGACGCTGGCAGGGTCGACGCCCGATGAGGCCGTCTACCTGGACAGCCTGCGCAGGCGCCGTGATCTGGCCGTGCTCGTTCTGCTCGATGTTTCGGGTTCCTCGGGGGAGGCGGGAACGTTCGGGCAGACCGTGCACGAGCAGCAGCGTGCGGCCGCGGCCGCGCTCACGATCGCGCTCCATGAGCTTGGAGATCGGGTGGCGCTGTACGCATTTCAGTCACAGGGGCGCTCGGCGGTGCACCTGGTGCCGGTGAAGAGGTTCGACGACACCCTCGACGCGATGGTGATGCGGCGCCTGAGCAGCCTCAAGCCGGGCGCCTACTCACGCCTCGGCGCGGCCATCCGTCACGGCACCGCGGTGATCACCGAGAAAGCAGGCACCTCGCGCCGCTTGCTGGTCGTTCTGTCCGACGGGTTGGCCTACGACCATGGCTACGAACGGATCCACGGGGCTGCCGACGCGCGACGCGCGCTGAGCGAGGCACGGCGAGAAGGCATCGGCTGCCTGTGTCTGACCGTCGGTGCCGCCACCGATGCCGGTGAGCTGGCCCGGGTGTTCGGCAGCGCCGCGCACGCGTCCATTCCCAAACCCGCGCAGTTGGCCGACGTCATCGGTCCGCTGTTCCGCGCGGCGCTGCGCACGGCCGACCTGCGTCGGCGGGTCAACAACGGCAAAAGGTTGAACCAAACATCTGTTCCGCGTTAA
- a CDS encoding cytochrome P450 yields MQQLFDDLEDFGEFDDFVSGDVRDPYTELARLRREEPIQKIEIPGIPGQEGKPIVMVYRYEEAQQVLRDNETFSSSIIIQAFGDVFGKHVMLGMDEPAHGRHRALVAKAFSQKALARWEDTLVSKIGNSLIDRFADRGSADLVKEFNFPYPTLIIAGLLGLPQEDYAQFQKWSISLLSFTVNPERGREASQALAEYFRPILAARREDPCDDLITGLAAAEIDGEKLSDEEIFSFLRLLLPAGVETTYRALGNLLFGLLTNPEQLQALRNDRSLIPQAIEEAVRWEPPLIMITRVASRDTELGGVHIPEGSSVMPVLGAANRQEERFPSPDQFDIFREAKANIGWGYGVHVCLGMHLARLEMRVALNLLLDRLPNLRLDPAADDPYIRGQAFRSPTSVPILFDANPPPDEQS; encoded by the coding sequence TTGCAGCAGCTTTTCGACGACCTCGAGGACTTCGGCGAGTTCGACGACTTCGTGTCGGGCGACGTGCGCGACCCGTACACCGAACTCGCCAGGTTGCGCCGTGAGGAACCGATCCAGAAGATCGAGATCCCGGGCATACCAGGGCAAGAGGGAAAGCCCATCGTCATGGTGTACCGCTACGAGGAAGCCCAGCAGGTACTGCGGGACAACGAGACGTTCTCCTCGTCGATCATCATCCAGGCGTTCGGCGACGTGTTCGGCAAGCACGTGATGCTCGGGATGGACGAACCCGCACACGGCAGGCACCGAGCGTTGGTGGCAAAGGCGTTCTCCCAGAAGGCGTTGGCACGCTGGGAAGACACCCTGGTGAGCAAGATCGGCAATTCGCTGATCGACCGCTTCGCCGACCGGGGCAGCGCCGACCTGGTCAAGGAGTTCAACTTCCCTTATCCCACGCTGATCATCGCCGGGCTGCTCGGGTTGCCTCAAGAGGACTACGCGCAGTTTCAGAAGTGGTCCATCTCGCTGCTGTCGTTCACGGTCAACCCAGAGCGGGGCCGTGAAGCCTCCCAAGCGCTCGCCGAGTACTTCAGGCCGATCCTTGCCGCGCGCCGCGAAGATCCCTGTGATGATCTGATCACCGGGCTGGCAGCGGCCGAGATCGACGGCGAGAAGCTCTCAGACGAGGAGATCTTCTCGTTCCTGCGGCTGCTCCTGCCCGCAGGTGTCGAAACCACCTATCGGGCCCTGGGCAACCTGTTGTTCGGGCTGCTCACCAATCCCGAACAGCTGCAAGCACTTCGGAACGACCGATCGTTGATACCGCAGGCGATCGAGGAGGCGGTGCGCTGGGAGCCGCCGCTGATCATGATCACGCGGGTGGCCAGCCGAGACACCGAGCTCGGTGGCGTACATATCCCCGAGGGCTCGTCGGTGATGCCGGTGCTGGGCGCGGCCAACCGGCAAGAGGAACGTTTCCCGAGCCCGGATCAGTTCGACATCTTCCGCGAGGCAAAGGCGAACATCGGCTGGGGTTACGGTGTGCACGTCTGCCTGGGCATGCACCTGGCGCGGCTGGAAATGCGGGTGGCGCTGAACCTGCTGCTGGACCGCCTGCCGAACCTGCGGCTGGACCCCGCGGCCGACGACCCCTACATCCGCGGCCAGGCGTTCCGGTCGCCGACGTCGGTACCCATCCTCTTCGACGCGAACCCTCCCCCTGACGAGCAGTCGTGA
- a CDS encoding CbbQ/NirQ/NorQ/GpvN family protein translates to MQVKPPRPYYVPVANEEQVFKAAYKQGLSIALKGPTGCGKTRFVEAMAHDLDRPLVTVSCHDDLTTADLVGRFLLRGGDTEWVDGPLTRAVREGAICYLDEVVEARQDTTVVLHPLADHRRQLPIERLGVTLDAAPGFCLVVSYNPGYQSVLKDLKDSTRQRMVAIEFGFPTPDVEEKIVANEAAIDHDRAADLVRLGQAIRRLETGGLREVASTRVLIAAGRLIAEGLIPREAARAAIAGPLTDDSTVTRGLLEMIDVYLHDGSPDD, encoded by the coding sequence ATGCAGGTGAAGCCCCCGCGCCCGTACTACGTGCCCGTCGCCAACGAGGAGCAGGTGTTCAAGGCGGCCTACAAGCAGGGGCTCTCGATTGCGCTGAAGGGCCCGACCGGATGCGGTAAGACGCGCTTTGTCGAGGCGATGGCACACGATCTCGATCGGCCGCTGGTCACCGTGTCCTGCCACGACGACCTGACCACCGCCGACCTCGTCGGGCGGTTCCTGCTGCGCGGCGGCGACACCGAATGGGTCGACGGGCCGCTGACGCGTGCGGTGCGCGAAGGCGCGATCTGCTACCTCGACGAGGTCGTCGAAGCCCGCCAGGACACCACCGTGGTGCTGCATCCGCTGGCGGATCACCGCAGGCAACTGCCGATCGAGAGGCTGGGTGTGACGCTGGACGCGGCACCGGGTTTCTGCCTCGTCGTCTCGTACAACCCGGGATATCAAAGCGTGCTCAAGGATCTCAAAGACTCGACGCGCCAACGGATGGTCGCGATCGAATTCGGTTTTCCGACGCCGGACGTCGAGGAGAAGATCGTCGCCAACGAGGCGGCGATCGACCACGACCGCGCCGCCGACTTGGTGCGGCTCGGGCAGGCGATCCGGCGGCTGGAGACCGGGGGACTTCGCGAGGTCGCCTCCACCCGGGTGCTGATCGCGGCGGGCCGGCTGATCGCCGAAGGCCTGATCCCGCGGGAGGCGGCACGGGCCGCGATCGCGGGTCCGCTCACCGACGACTCGACGGTGACCCGCGGTCTGCTCGAGATGATCGACGTCTACCTGCACGACGGCTCGCCAGACGATTGA
- a CDS encoding SDR family NAD(P)-dependent oxidoreductase, whose protein sequence is MIDFTGQVAVVTGAGRGLGRVYALELARRGASVVVNDLGGSMSGDGEDTAVADQIVDEITAAGGAAVASYDSVDSPAGGEAIARTAVDVFGRLDAVISNAGIFNSIPFDELTPEDWRRMLSVHLDGAFYLAQPAYRIMKDQGYGRFVFIASSAGMFGQHLEAHYAAAKAGIVGLSNVLSLEGEPHGIRVNTVLPFGLSRMVTETLGDSNALEENGFFAAIRPELVAPIVVFLASRACDFSHQNFSACAGRFARVFVGLSEGWLAPRDSDPTAEDVATNIAEVTGTQPFTIPGSIYEEVFEVTRRLGVTG, encoded by the coding sequence ATGATCGACTTCACCGGCCAAGTCGCCGTGGTGACGGGCGCGGGACGGGGGCTCGGCCGCGTCTACGCGCTCGAGTTGGCAAGGCGCGGTGCGTCCGTCGTGGTCAACGACCTCGGCGGCAGTATGAGCGGCGACGGCGAGGACACCGCGGTAGCCGATCAGATCGTCGACGAGATCACCGCCGCCGGCGGCGCGGCCGTCGCGTCCTACGACTCGGTCGACAGCCCCGCGGGCGGCGAGGCGATCGCACGCACCGCCGTCGACGTCTTCGGCCGGCTCGACGCGGTGATCAGCAATGCCGGGATCTTCAACTCGATCCCGTTCGACGAGCTGACACCCGAGGACTGGCGGCGCATGCTGTCGGTCCACTTGGACGGTGCTTTCTATCTGGCCCAGCCCGCGTATCGGATCATGAAAGATCAGGGGTATGGCCGGTTTGTGTTCATCGCCTCCTCGGCGGGTATGTTCGGCCAGCACCTGGAGGCGCATTACGCAGCCGCCAAGGCGGGCATCGTGGGCCTGTCGAATGTGCTTTCGCTCGAGGGTGAACCACACGGGATTCGCGTCAACACCGTGCTGCCGTTCGGGCTTTCCCGAATGGTCACCGAGACGCTGGGCGATTCGAATGCCCTCGAAGAAAACGGCTTTTTCGCCGCGATCCGTCCCGAACTCGTGGCCCCGATCGTGGTGTTTCTGGCCAGCCGGGCCTGCGACTTCAGCCACCAGAACTTCTCGGCGTGTGCGGGCCGGTTCGCCCGCGTGTTCGTCGGCCTCAGCGAGGGTTGGCTCGCTCCGCGAGACAGCGACCCGACCGCCGAGGACGTCGCCACCAACATCGCGGAAGTGACAGGCACACAGCCGTTCACGATCCCCGGTTCGATCTACGAGGAAGTGTTCGAGGTCACCCGGCGCCTCGGCGTCACCGGCTGA
- a CDS encoding aldehyde dehydrogenase family protein: MMIDGKLVDGEGGTFTNINPATEEVLGEVADASKADMHRAIDAARRAFDETDWSTNHALRQRCLLQLQEALEAEQEELREELILEVGCPRAITHGPQLDAPLSDALRYPAQLIDEYPWETSLGDTVVSVTGVNTTRKVWREPVGVVGAIVPWNFPFEVTIQKIGQALGTGNTVVLKPAPNTPYNATRLGRLIAENTDIPPGVVNVVTASDHFVGEELTLSPKVDLISFTGSTVVGKRIMEKGAATMKRLFLELGGKSATIVLEDADFAVGCMMGIAPCMHAGQGCANPTRLLLPRSRYDEGVEILKGIYEGVAPGDPQDRATLCGPVISDKQRSRIRGYIHKGVEEGATLLVGGADAPDGMDKGFFVKPTLFTDVDNSMTIAQEEIFGPVLAVIPFDDEDDAVRIANDSPYGLAGNVMAGTLDRALSVAKRLRAGFIGLNGTAGYGADTPFGGYKASGIGRQNGVAGFDQYTEIKSVAYPAG, encoded by the coding sequence ATGATGATCGACGGCAAGCTCGTCGACGGCGAGGGAGGCACCTTCACCAACATCAACCCGGCGACCGAAGAGGTGCTCGGCGAGGTGGCCGATGCATCGAAGGCGGACATGCACCGCGCCATCGACGCCGCCCGCCGTGCCTTCGACGAGACGGACTGGTCGACGAACCATGCCTTGCGTCAACGCTGTCTGCTGCAGCTACAGGAGGCGCTCGAGGCCGAACAGGAAGAGCTGCGTGAGGAACTCATCCTCGAGGTGGGTTGCCCGCGCGCCATCACGCACGGGCCGCAACTCGACGCGCCGTTGTCGGACGCGCTGCGCTACCCCGCCCAACTGATCGACGAATATCCCTGGGAGACATCGCTCGGCGATACCGTCGTGTCGGTCACCGGGGTCAATACCACTCGCAAAGTCTGGCGCGAGCCCGTCGGTGTGGTCGGTGCCATTGTGCCGTGGAACTTCCCGTTCGAGGTCACCATCCAAAAGATCGGTCAGGCCCTGGGCACCGGAAACACCGTCGTGCTCAAACCGGCGCCCAACACCCCCTATAACGCGACCCGGCTGGGCCGGCTCATCGCGGAGAACACCGACATCCCACCAGGCGTGGTGAATGTCGTCACCGCATCGGATCACTTCGTCGGCGAAGAGCTGACGTTGTCGCCCAAGGTGGACTTGATCTCGTTCACCGGATCCACCGTGGTCGGGAAACGGATCATGGAAAAAGGTGCCGCGACGATGAAGCGACTGTTCCTCGAACTCGGCGGCAAGTCGGCGACCATCGTGCTCGAGGACGCGGACTTCGCGGTGGGATGCATGATGGGCATCGCACCGTGCATGCACGCGGGCCAGGGTTGTGCCAACCCCACCCGGCTGCTGCTACCGCGGTCGCGTTACGACGAAGGCGTCGAGATCCTCAAGGGCATCTACGAAGGGGTGGCGCCCGGCGATCCGCAGGACCGGGCGACGCTGTGCGGTCCGGTGATCTCCGACAAGCAGCGCAGCCGCATCCGCGGATACATCCACAAGGGTGTCGAGGAAGGCGCGACCCTGCTGGTCGGCGGTGCCGATGCGCCCGACGGCATGGACAAAGGATTTTTCGTCAAGCCAACACTTTTCACCGATGTCGACAACTCCATGACCATCGCGCAGGAGGAGATCTTCGGACCGGTGCTGGCGGTGATCCCGTTCGACGACGAGGACGACGCAGTGCGCATCGCCAACGACAGCCCGTACGGGTTGGCGGGCAACGTGATGGCGGGCACGCTGGACCGTGCACTTTCGGTGGCCAAACGACTTCGGGCCGGCTTCATCGGCTTGAACGGCACCGCCGGCTACGGCGCCGACACCCCGTTCGGCGGATACAAAGCCAGCGGCATCGGGCGCCAGAACGGGGTGGCCGGGTTCGACCAGTACACCGAGATCAAGTCCGTCGCCTATCCGGCCGGCTGA
- a CDS encoding spirocyclase AveC family protein — protein MTTETPKADPTAPAVEEPTKRSWLGPTISVAALLAVAVFFGVNTRKGPGSPRIANPDVEGAPRPVEVLFGWSTSTWVVILETFTVITMAVIITLWVVHWRRNPHNPTLLMALVTSLIVWQDPLMNWSPFAVYNPELAHLPEDWPLVSVSPTVEPFVVLGYVMFYLGPYFPAIWILRKLQARRPVDSFVWRHPLISLAAIIFPIGVIVDAALEITLVRTGMYIYSQVPPWASVFTGEPHQFPLIWEVVAVTFVMIPAGVLLYRDDTGKSVAEKLAQRARIFASRPRLGTFVVMFVIINVAYFCYGGLFAIVKATKISTSVACPWPYPEVKIYDPQGFYEENGQVGPYSVGIMSTWMSGQPDGRPDVQLGAKSDRCAPENANG, from the coding sequence GTGACCACCGAAACGCCTAAAGCCGACCCCACCGCGCCGGCCGTAGAAGAGCCGACGAAACGCTCCTGGCTCGGGCCGACCATCTCGGTGGCAGCGCTGCTCGCCGTCGCCGTGTTCTTCGGCGTCAACACCCGCAAGGGGCCTGGCTCCCCCCGGATCGCCAACCCCGACGTCGAAGGCGCACCGCGGCCCGTCGAGGTACTTTTCGGGTGGAGCACGTCGACGTGGGTGGTGATCCTCGAGACCTTCACCGTCATCACGATGGCCGTCATCATCACGTTGTGGGTGGTGCACTGGCGGCGCAATCCGCACAACCCCACCTTGCTGATGGCGTTGGTCACCTCGTTGATCGTGTGGCAGGACCCGCTGATGAACTGGTCGCCGTTCGCGGTGTACAACCCGGAGCTGGCGCACCTGCCCGAGGACTGGCCGCTGGTATCGGTGTCACCGACGGTGGAACCCTTCGTGGTGCTCGGATACGTGATGTTCTACCTCGGGCCCTATTTCCCCGCAATCTGGATTCTGCGAAAACTGCAGGCGCGTAGGCCGGTTGACTCTTTCGTGTGGCGTCACCCGCTGATCAGCCTGGCGGCCATCATCTTCCCGATCGGTGTGATCGTGGACGCGGCGCTGGAGATCACGCTGGTGCGTACGGGCATGTACATCTATTCGCAGGTGCCTCCGTGGGCGTCGGTGTTCACCGGTGAGCCCCATCAGTTCCCGCTGATCTGGGAAGTGGTGGCGGTGACGTTCGTGATGATCCCCGCCGGTGTGCTGCTGTACCGCGACGACACCGGCAAGTCCGTCGCCGAAAAGCTCGCCCAGCGTGCCCGCATCTTCGCCAGCCGGCCCAGGCTCGGCACCTTCGTGGTGATGTTCGTGATCATCAACGTCGCGTACTTCTGCTACGGCGGGCTGTTCGCGATCGTGAAGGCGACGAAGATCTCCACCTCGGTAGCCTGTCCGTGGCCGTATCCCGAAGTGAAGATCTATGACCCGCAAGGCTTCTACGAAGAGAACGGTCAGGTCGGTCCGTACTCCGTCGGCATCATGTCGACCTGGATGAGCGGACAACCCGATGGGCGTCCGGACGTGCAACTGGGCGCCAAGAGCGATCGCTGCGCACCGGAAAACGCCAATGGGTGA